The Agromyces mangrovi genome contains a region encoding:
- a CDS encoding ABC transporter ATP-binding protein produces the protein MLRPREPAAAPDEVLARGERALRRVGLWERRSENPDRLSGGGRQRLAIACALAMASPALVLDEPTANLDPAGIDEVYAVLRELARDDQHAIVLVEHNLDQAVDLIDRVVVLDGDGHVVVDGPARDVLAGRARELLDHGVWLPVSTLAAIRLADAGVPIDPLPLTPTELAAALDAVPSLPAPLTDAAPVRASTRNPRPQVAARAAASDGPAIRARGLDVRRGGKRGPVVVHDVTLDVERGEFLAIVGTNGAGKTTLLQALAGVVVPPPGTVDVLGLDPARTDARTLARVIGFVFQNPEHQFLAHSVADELDHGLRVQGVAEEERVPRVDEMLERFGLSGHREQHPFLLSGGQKRRLSVGTALIAGAPVLALDEPTFGQDRERAAELLGMLADLNAAGTTVIVVTHDLQLVADYATRVAVMRDGRILGHGPTGAVLAGPLIDEAGLRHPPLARATRALVRHPEWHGVSRIAQLPVAAPGRASGGRPAGPEASDRIGATR, from the coding sequence GTGCTTCGGCCCCGAGAACCAGCTGCTGCCCCCGACGAGGTGCTCGCCCGCGGCGAGCGGGCGCTCCGTCGCGTCGGCCTCTGGGAGCGTCGCAGCGAGAACCCCGACCGGCTCTCGGGCGGCGGCCGCCAGCGCCTCGCCATCGCCTGCGCGCTGGCCATGGCGAGCCCCGCGCTCGTGCTCGACGAGCCGACCGCGAACCTCGACCCCGCAGGCATCGACGAGGTGTACGCGGTGCTGCGCGAGCTGGCGCGCGACGACCAGCACGCCATCGTGCTCGTCGAGCACAACCTCGACCAAGCCGTCGACCTCATCGACCGGGTCGTCGTGCTCGACGGCGACGGACACGTCGTCGTCGACGGCCCCGCGCGCGATGTGCTCGCCGGCAGGGCGCGCGAGCTGCTCGACCACGGCGTCTGGCTGCCCGTCTCGACGCTCGCCGCGATCCGCCTCGCCGACGCCGGCGTGCCGATCGACCCGCTCCCCCTCACGCCGACCGAGCTGGCCGCCGCCCTCGATGCGGTGCCGTCGTTGCCCGCTCCACTGACGGATGCCGCGCCGGTGCGCGCCTCGACGCGGAACCCGCGCCCGCAGGTGGCCGCCCGCGCCGCGGCATCCGACGGCCCCGCCATCCGCGCCCGCGGGCTCGACGTGCGGCGCGGCGGCAAGCGCGGCCCGGTCGTGGTGCACGACGTCACGCTCGACGTCGAGCGGGGCGAGTTCCTCGCGATCGTCGGCACCAACGGCGCGGGCAAGACCACGCTGCTGCAGGCGCTCGCGGGCGTGGTCGTGCCGCCGCCGGGCACGGTCGACGTGCTCGGCCTCGACCCGGCACGCACCGACGCGCGCACGCTCGCGCGCGTCATCGGCTTCGTCTTCCAGAACCCCGAGCACCAGTTCCTCGCCCACAGCGTCGCCGACGAGCTCGACCACGGCCTGCGCGTGCAGGGCGTGGCGGAGGAGGAGCGCGTCCCGCGGGTCGACGAGATGCTCGAGCGCTTCGGGCTGTCGGGGCATCGCGAGCAGCATCCGTTCCTGCTGTCGGGCGGGCAGAAGCGCCGGCTCTCGGTCGGCACCGCGCTCATCGCCGGGGCACCCGTGCTCGCGCTCGACGAGCCGACGTTCGGGCAGGACCGCGAGCGCGCCGCCGAGCTGCTCGGCATGCTCGCCGACCTGAACGCCGCCGGCACCACGGTCATCGTCGTCACGCACGACCTGCAGCTCGTCGCCGACTACGCCACCCGCGTCGCGGTCATGCGCGACGGGCGCATCCTCGGGCACGGGCCGACCGGCGCCGTGCTCGCTGGGCCGCTCATCGACGAGGCGGGGCTCCGCCACCCGCCGCTGGCGCGCGCGACGCGCGCCCTCGTGCGCCACCCCGAGTGGCACGGCGTGAGCCGCATCGCGCAGCTGCCCGTGGCCGCTCCCGGGCGGGCGAGCGGCGGGCGACCCGCCGGCCCCGAGGCATCCGATCGCATCGGAGCGACCCGATGA